A part of Lactobacillus sp. ESL0700 genomic DNA contains:
- a CDS encoding s-methyl-5-thioribose-1-phosphate isomerase yields the protein MKREDKGMPFLLKYENVAWYEDGIVKILDRRVYPTKKHFVICENYHEVIKAIQDMVTQSAGPYTAVGMGMALAAYQCKDMAEDKQLDFLLQASKELGNARPTTANRYKKITDRAYEVAKKAIQDGSSPIDAIIEDTVDSLNRRYSTMQKVGDYLVDLFPDHSGILTQCYGETIIGAIIRAARRTNKVFKIYDAETRPFMQGARLTASCFAESGFDTTVLTDNMINFGLEHERIDFYTSAADTIAMDGHIANKIGTKQIAILANRVGVPYFVTGIPDTDKKDTNSIKIEFRDPNQVLEFQGTRVCAPNVHAIYPAFDITPPELIGGIVTDKGVYSPYNLNKYLTDGKVEEFY from the coding sequence TTGAAAAGAGAAGACAAAGGAATGCCATTCCTTTTAAAATATGAAAATGTTGCTTGGTATGAGGATGGCATCGTAAAAATTCTTGATCGAAGAGTTTACCCAACTAAAAAGCATTTTGTGATTTGTGAAAATTATCATGAAGTCATTAAAGCCATTCAAGATATGGTAACTCAAAGTGCAGGACCGTATACAGCAGTTGGCATGGGAATGGCATTAGCAGCTTATCAATGTAAAGATATGGCAGAAGATAAGCAACTTGACTTTTTGCTTCAAGCAAGCAAAGAACTTGGAAATGCAAGACCAACAACAGCTAATCGCTACAAAAAAATAACTGATAGAGCTTATGAGGTTGCAAAGAAAGCCATTCAAGATGGTAGCAGTCCCATTGATGCAATTATTGAGGATACTGTAGATTCCTTAAATCGTCGCTACTCAACAATGCAAAAGGTTGGCGATTATTTAGTTGACTTATTCCCAGATCATTCAGGTATTTTAACTCAGTGCTACGGAGAAACAATTATTGGTGCAATTATCCGTGCTGCAAGAAGAACTAATAAAGTTTTTAAGATTTATGATGCAGAAACTCGGCCATTTATGCAAGGTGCAAGATTAACTGCTAGTTGCTTTGCTGAATCAGGTTTTGATACGACTGTACTAACAGATAACATGATTAATTTTGGTCTGGAACATGAGCGAATTGACTTTTATACTTCCGCCGCAGACACGATTGCAATGGACGGTCATATTGCTAATAAAATTGGAACTAAACAAATTGCTATTTTAGCTAATCGTGTTGGTGTGCCATATTTTGTCACTGGTATACCTGATACAGATAAAAAAGATACTAATTCAATTAAGATTGAATTTCGTGATCCTAATCAAGTTCTTGAATTTCAAGGAACTCGGGTTTGTGCACCTAATGTCCATGCGATTTATCCCGCATTTGATATAACACCACCGGAATTAATTGGAGGAATTGTAACTGATAAAGGTGTTTATTCACCATATAACTTAAATAAATATTTGACTGATGGAAAAGTAGAGGAGTTTTATTAA
- the mtnK gene encoding S-methyl-5-thioribose kinase, giving the protein MDYSKHFLLNTETVKQYVKDKTNIFDGTHVSDLKSKEISDGNINYVYSVANSQKSVVVKQADNKIRTSGRELDRHRNVLEYKTLSIEGKLTNDMVPKMYNYDETMSAIIMEDVSAYKNLRKELHAEKIFPELAEQISSFMVDALLPTTDLIFDRHQKKNVVKEFINIDLCDITEDLVLTEPYYNYKNRNTYDSALDDFVKQNLYENDELKANVAELRNNFMNNAQALLHGDLHSGSIFINQNGIKIIDPEFAFYGPIGYDIGNVIGNLVFPLVVEYSKKENKNSEFMTWLENTIEDVFDLTIKKLYLKYDELVEFPLYKERKFENSYISSIIADSLGYAGTEIIRRTVGDSKVLEITSITNVEQRNIVSMALIKIGTDLILNRKLYSAGNQLISDIAKISDSII; this is encoded by the coding sequence ATGGATTATTCAAAACATTTTTTATTAAATACTGAAACTGTCAAACAATATGTTAAAGATAAGACAAATATTTTTGATGGAACTCATGTATCAGATTTAAAGAGTAAAGAGATTAGTGACGGTAATATTAATTATGTTTACTCAGTTGCCAATTCTCAAAAATCAGTTGTAGTTAAGCAAGCTGATAATAAAATTAGAACTTCTGGAAGAGAACTAGATCGACATAGAAATGTACTTGAATATAAGACTTTAAGCATTGAAGGGAAGCTAACTAATGATATGGTTCCTAAAATGTACAACTATGATGAAACGATGTCGGCAATTATTATGGAAGACGTTTCAGCCTATAAAAACTTACGTAAAGAATTGCATGCTGAAAAGATTTTTCCAGAATTAGCAGAACAAATTTCGTCATTTATGGTAGATGCTCTTTTACCTACAACTGACTTAATATTCGATCGGCATCAAAAGAAGAATGTGGTTAAAGAATTTATTAATATCGATTTATGCGATATTACTGAAGATTTGGTTTTAACAGAACCATATTACAATTATAAGAATCGTAATACTTATGATAGTGCCCTCGATGATTTTGTTAAACAAAATTTGTATGAAAATGATGAGTTAAAAGCTAATGTAGCAGAGCTTAGAAATAATTTTATGAATAATGCTCAGGCATTATTACATGGTGATTTACACAGTGGTTCTATTTTTATTAATCAAAATGGAATTAAGATTATTGATCCAGAATTCGCCTTTTATGGTCCAATTGGTTATGACATTGGGAATGTAATTGGTAATTTGGTTTTCCCATTAGTTGTTGAATACAGCAAAAAAGAAAACAAGAATTCTGAATTCATGACTTGGCTTGAGAATACTATTGAAGATGTTTTTGATTTAACAATTAAAAAACTTTATCTGAAATATGATGAATTAGTTGAATTTCCATTATATAAAGAAAGAAAATTTGAAAATTCTTACATTTCTTCAATTATTGCTGATTCTCTTGGTTATGCAGGTACTGAAATTATTAGAAGAACAGTTGGCGATTCAAAAGTCTTAGAAATAACTTCGATTACTAATGTTGAACAAAGAAATATTGTCTCAATGGCTCTAATTAAAATTGGTACAGACTTAATTTTAAATAGAAAGCTTTATAGTGCTGGTAATCAACTGATTTCTGATATTGCAAAAATTTCTGATTCAATCATATGA
- a CDS encoding Na+/H+ antiporter NhaC family protein yields the protein MNEKKELSQSKSGSFMGLMPLIVFLILYALTGFITGKFDSMPLLVGMIIASMVSFALTPPKGTEKQNFDQKVMTFCKGGGEPTLIMMVVIFILAGAFQGVATKMHAVSSITNLGLSLLPSQMILPGIFVIGCILSFAMGTSMGTVAALMPVAVDVAVKTGVNPALMAGIVVGGAMFGDNNSFISATAIASAQTQGVMQREKFKLNIITYLPALVINIILLAIYPIKTVSMSGSYSYNLVDIIPYLLVIILSLVGMNVMPVMIIGVLSGIVIGIIHGDFSLIGSMTYVQSGMAGMEDMSIIAIFVGGLVEVMKYLGGIQWLMDKLGKETKTKRGAEFSIGMLVTLLCVATTNNTIAIITVAPLAEEIGHKFHLARSRVATLLSMYATHVQGLIPYAGQLLVAGAMAKVSPVSIMPWVWYCYLTLICSILFVIFDFPRVKVTPESGYDNFETKTTDKVSEATN from the coding sequence ATGAACGAAAAAAAAGAACTATCTCAATCGAAAAGCGGTAGTTTCATGGGGCTAATGCCCTTAATTGTATTTTTGATTTTGTATGCATTAACAGGTTTTATAACTGGAAAGTTTGACAGTATGCCATTACTAGTCGGAATGATTATTGCTTCAATGGTTTCTTTTGCACTAACACCACCAAAAGGAACAGAAAAACAAAACTTTGACCAAAAAGTAATGACATTCTGTAAGGGTGGTGGTGAGCCAACCTTAATCATGATGGTGGTAATTTTCATTTTAGCTGGTGCCTTTCAAGGTGTTGCTACTAAAATGCATGCGGTTTCTTCAATTACCAATTTGGGACTAAGTTTATTACCATCGCAAATGATATTACCGGGAATATTCGTTATTGGCTGTATTTTGAGTTTTGCTATGGGTACTTCAATGGGTACTGTTGCTGCATTAATGCCTGTAGCTGTTGATGTGGCTGTTAAGACCGGTGTTAATCCAGCATTAATGGCTGGTATCGTTGTTGGTGGGGCAATGTTTGGTGATAATAACTCATTTATTTCTGCAACTGCTATTGCTTCCGCACAAACTCAAGGCGTAATGCAACGTGAAAAGTTCAAATTAAACATCATCACTTATCTTCCAGCCCTTGTAATTAATATTATTTTATTAGCTATTTATCCTATTAAAACTGTCTCTATGAGCGGTTCATATTCATATAACTTAGTTGATATTATTCCTTACTTACTGGTTATTATCCTATCTCTTGTCGGAATGAATGTTATGCCAGTAATGATTATTGGAGTTTTATCAGGTATAGTCATTGGAATTATTCATGGTGACTTTAGCTTAATTGGTTCGATGACTTATGTTCAAAGTGGAATGGCTGGAATGGAAGATATGTCCATTATTGCAATTTTTGTTGGTGGACTAGTTGAAGTTATGAAGTATCTTGGCGGAATCCAGTGGTTAATGGATAAGCTGGGTAAAGAAACTAAGACCAAGCGTGGAGCTGAATTTTCAATTGGTATGCTCGTAACTTTACTTTGTGTAGCAACTACTAATAATACGATTGCAATTATCACTGTAGCACCATTAGCTGAAGAAATTGGACATAAATTCCATCTGGCAAGGTCAAGAGTTGCTACTTTGCTTTCAATGTATGCAACCCACGTTCAAGGTTTAATTCCATATGCTGGTCAATTGTTAGTTGCGGGAGCAATGGCAAAAGTATCCCCAGTATCAATTATGCCCTGGGTTTGGTATTGCTACCTAACTCTGATATGCAGTATTTTGTTTGTCATTTTTGATTTTCCTAGAGTTAAAGTTACTCCAGAATCCGGTTACGATAATTTTGAAACCAAAACAACAGACAAAGTAAGTGAAGCAACAAATTAA
- a CDS encoding iron-containing alcohol dehydrogenase: MQNFNYYNPANMYFGKGEEKKVGQLTNELTKTKNVLVLFSGDYYNFLGISAVIKEQFNKFKINYIENGDIVPNPEVSLVNKLANIVRENKIDFILAVGGGSVIDTAKAVSFSALYDGDAWDFFQGKVTVEKSLPIGVISTAASSGSEMSNATIIDNGEFKLGVETNLIIPKFSILNPEYTLKVPAFQTGAGISDMMSHMLERYFTTVKDVNLTDRMLEGAMTALMATAYKLTKDPTNYELRAEIMWTAVTAHNNSLESGREPDWGSHRIEHELSAEYGITHGEGMAIVFPAWMKYVSKELPDKFVQLASRMFNIDTYAFSQEEVIDLLIKRFTDFFTMVGMHKSLKEIGIKDDSKFKEMGLHATHDDKVPVGHYKKLYSDDIVKILNIAL, from the coding sequence TTGCAGAATTTTAATTATTACAACCCAGCTAATATGTATTTTGGTAAGGGTGAAGAAAAAAAGGTTGGTCAATTAACTAATGAATTAACTAAAACCAAAAATGTCTTAGTTCTATTTAGTGGTGATTACTATAATTTCCTTGGTATTTCGGCTGTAATTAAGGAGCAATTTAATAAATTTAAAATCAACTATATTGAAAATGGCGATATTGTTCCTAATCCAGAAGTTTCTTTAGTAAATAAGCTAGCTAATATTGTGCGTGAGAATAAGATCGATTTTATTTTAGCCGTTGGCGGTGGCTCCGTTATTGATACAGCAAAGGCTGTTTCATTTTCAGCACTTTATGATGGTGATGCATGGGACTTTTTCCAAGGTAAAGTAACAGTTGAAAAATCCCTACCAATTGGTGTAATTTCAACTGCTGCATCATCTGGCTCTGAAATGTCAAATGCTACCATTATCGACAATGGTGAGTTTAAGCTTGGAGTAGAAACGAATTTAATTATTCCTAAATTTTCAATTTTGAATCCTGAATACACATTAAAGGTTCCTGCATTCCAAACAGGAGCTGGTATTTCTGATATGATGTCTCATATGCTCGAAAGATATTTTACGACAGTTAAAGATGTTAATTTAACTGATCGCATGCTTGAAGGAGCAATGACCGCTCTAATGGCTACAGCATACAAGTTAACTAAAGATCCAACTAACTATGAATTACGTGCTGAAATTATGTGGACTGCTGTAACGGCCCACAATAACTCCCTTGAATCGGGCCGTGAACCTGATTGGGGTTCTCATCGAATTGAACATGAGCTAAGTGCTGAATATGGTATTACTCATGGCGAAGGAATGGCTATTGTCTTTCCAGCTTGGATGAAGTATGTCAGCAAGGAATTGCCAGATAAATTTGTTCAGCTTGCCAGTCGGATGTTTAATATTGACACTTATGCATTTTCACAAGAAGAAGTAATCGACCTTTTGATTAAACGATTTACTGATTTCTTCACTATGGTTGGTATGCATAAGAGTCTAAAAGAAATTGGTATAAAAGACGATTCTAAGTTTAAAGAAATGGGACTACATGCCACTCATGATGATAAGGTTCCTGTAGGTCACTACAAGAAATTATATTCTGATGACATCGTTAAAATTTTGAACATTGCATTATAA
- a CDS encoding ABC transporter ATP-binding protein, whose product MENVLEIKDVTYKKNQKLILKDVNLDLQPGKIVALLGENGAGKTTLMRIISGMAKNYRGSVKIDGFDKDAEKKAHLSFTDGLTGFNDSTKIKAVVDFYEVVYQDFDKSEFEQLRRFMKLDLEMRLSQLSRGMREKLIIALTFARKADLYLLDEPFGGIDAMARKKIINSIILWKNDNATILISDHFVNEIASLLDEVVIIKDQTIYAHKSADEIRSNHETIEQYYEGLYDGDEED is encoded by the coding sequence ATGGAAAATGTACTTGAAATCAAAGATGTAACCTACAAGAAAAATCAAAAACTGATTTTAAAAGATGTCAATTTAGATTTACAACCGGGTAAAATCGTTGCACTTCTTGGAGAAAATGGGGCAGGTAAGACCACATTAATGCGGATTATTAGTGGGATGGCTAAAAATTACCGTGGCAGTGTCAAGATTGATGGCTTTGACAAGGACGCTGAGAAAAAAGCACATTTATCATTTACTGATGGCTTAACCGGTTTTAATGATTCTACTAAAATCAAGGCTGTTGTGGACTTTTACGAAGTTGTTTACCAAGATTTCGATAAGTCGGAATTTGAGCAATTGCGCAGATTCATGAAACTAGACCTTGAAATGCGTCTTAGCCAATTATCACGAGGAATGCGTGAAAAGCTGATTATTGCCCTGACTTTTGCTCGCAAGGCTGATCTGTATTTACTTGATGAACCATTTGGTGGTATCGACGCAATGGCACGCAAAAAGATTATCAATTCGATTATTCTTTGGAAAAACGATAACGCAACGATTCTTATTTCAGACCATTTTGTTAACGAAATTGCATCACTACTTGATGAAGTCGTAATCATTAAAGACCAAACTATTTATGCTCATAAGTCAGCCGACGAAATTCGCAGCAATCATGAAACCATTGAGCAATATTACGAGGGACTTTATGATGGGGATGAGGAAGACTAA
- a CDS encoding GntR family transcriptional regulator, whose translation MEFKDNIPIYLQIKQYLYREIVVGKLQPGEKIPSVRKLALQLTVNVNTVQRALQQMNDEGILYTKRGEGNFVTEDTDLLAQTKQNLINGELDKFVQSMNALGVTNDQLSSILTNYLK comes from the coding sequence TTGGAATTTAAGGATAATATTCCTATTTATCTGCAAATCAAACAATATCTTTATCGTGAAATTGTCGTTGGCAAATTACAACCCGGAGAAAAGATCCCGTCGGTACGTAAATTGGCCCTGCAGTTAACGGTTAATGTAAATACGGTACAGCGGGCGTTGCAACAGATGAATGATGAAGGAATTTTATACACTAAGCGCGGCGAAGGAAATTTCGTCACAGAAGATACGGATTTACTAGCGCAGACTAAGCAAAATTTGATTAATGGTGAGTTAGACAAGTTTGTGCAGAGCATGAATGCTTTGGGAGTCACAAATGACCAGCTTAGTTCGATTTTAACGAATTATTTGAAGTAA
- the pepT gene encoding peptidase T translates to MEYPNLLPRFLKYVQVNSRSDEHSDRFPSTEREENFQKQVIMSDLKELGLSDVHYNQKSGCVIAEIPANITEDVPVMGFLAHSDTADFNSENVKPQIHENYDGKSKIQLGDSEFYLDPEVFPHLKNYQGQTIITASGDTLLGGDDKCGVSELVTFAEYLLAHPEVKHGKIRLAFTPDEEIGTGAEHFDVAEFGADFAFTVDGEAPGKLDWGTFSAAQFSLDIQGVNVHPAVAKGQMINAVQVGINFQNQLPQMEVPEETDGKQGFYHLMNFTGTVDNAHLDYIIRDFERDGLEQRKNLVKSIVDKMNAEFGTERIKLKMWDQYYNMADELAKHMDIVDLARDAYKAEGLTINEDPVRGGTDGSQLTYMGLPCPNLFAGEENMHGRYEYTVLESMYKAVDVMVKMAELNVTNNK, encoded by the coding sequence ATGGAATATCCAAATTTGTTACCAAGATTTTTAAAATATGTCCAAGTTAATTCACGTTCTGACGAGCATTCTGACCGTTTTCCGTCGACAGAGCGAGAGGAAAACTTTCAAAAGCAAGTTATCATGAGTGACCTGAAGGAATTGGGCTTAAGTGACGTTCATTATAACCAAAAGTCTGGTTGTGTGATTGCCGAAATTCCAGCCAATATTACTGAGGACGTACCAGTAATGGGCTTTTTGGCTCATAGTGATACGGCTGACTTTAACTCTGAAAATGTTAAGCCGCAAATCCATGAAAATTATGACGGCAAGTCCAAAATTCAATTGGGTGATTCTGAATTTTATTTAGACCCCGAAGTTTTTCCGCATTTAAAAAACTATCAGGGGCAAACGATTATTACGGCATCTGGTGATACGCTGCTTGGTGGTGATGACAAGTGTGGTGTATCCGAGTTAGTAACGTTTGCTGAATACTTACTTGCTCATCCTGAAGTTAAGCATGGTAAAATTCGCCTTGCCTTTACCCCTGATGAAGAAATTGGTACGGGTGCAGAACACTTTGATGTTGCTGAATTTGGCGCAGACTTTGCCTTTACTGTTGATGGTGAAGCTCCTGGTAAACTAGATTGGGGAACTTTCTCGGCAGCACAGTTCAGTCTTGATATTCAGGGGGTTAACGTGCATCCAGCAGTTGCCAAGGGTCAAATGATTAATGCCGTTCAAGTTGGAATCAACTTCCAAAATCAATTACCGCAAATGGAAGTGCCAGAAGAAACAGATGGTAAGCAAGGGTTTTATCATTTAATGAACTTCACTGGTACCGTTGATAATGCACATTTGGACTACATTATCCGTGACTTTGAGCGTGATGGTCTTGAACAACGTAAGAACTTGGTTAAGTCGATTGTTGACAAGATGAACGCCGAGTTTGGCACTGAGCGAATTAAGCTTAAGATGTGGGATCAATATTACAACATGGCTGATGAATTAGCTAAACACATGGATATTGTTGATTTGGCTCGTGATGCATACAAGGCAGAGGGCTTGACAATCAATGAAGACCCAGTTCGTGGGGGCACAGACGGTTCCCAATTAACTTACATGGGGCTGCCATGCCCTAATCTGTTTGCCGGTGAGGAAAACATGCACGGCCGTTATGAATATACCGTTTTAGAGTCAATGTACAAAGCCGTTGACGTAATGGTTAAGATGGCCGAATTGAACGTTACTAATAATAAGTAG